In the Brucella anthropi ATCC 49188 genome, one interval contains:
- the phnF gene encoding phosphonate metabolism transcriptional regulator PhnF, protein MMTKTRRIERNSGVAIWRQIADEIRGEIRAGRLQSGARMPAEMELADRFGVNRHTVRSAIAALTQEGVLRAEQGRGTFVANAKRLTYQIGRRTRISQSLASQVRDMKGALLASGTAPASPDIAEALEIEPGSPVLRLETLHSADGRPVSRATLWISAEQFPEIAEDYAESGSVTVAFRKAGVADYFRKSTIISARHADSDDLKHLKLSPGAIVLTAKAINVNTDGVPIQYSLTRFSADNMEFSIDTYPGDPQMNDMN, encoded by the coding sequence TTGATGACAAAGACCAGACGAATTGAGAGAAACAGCGGCGTGGCCATCTGGCGGCAGATTGCCGACGAGATACGCGGCGAGATCAGAGCCGGAAGGCTTCAGTCGGGTGCGCGTATGCCCGCCGAGATGGAACTTGCCGACAGGTTTGGAGTCAATCGCCATACGGTGCGCAGCGCCATTGCCGCGCTGACGCAGGAAGGCGTGCTGCGTGCCGAGCAAGGGCGCGGCACCTTCGTTGCCAATGCAAAGCGCCTCACCTATCAGATCGGACGTCGCACCCGCATTTCGCAATCACTGGCTTCGCAAGTGCGGGACATGAAAGGCGCGCTGCTCGCTTCCGGCACAGCGCCTGCCTCCCCGGATATAGCCGAAGCTCTTGAGATCGAGCCTGGTTCACCTGTCCTGCGGCTGGAAACCTTGCACAGCGCCGACGGACGCCCCGTGTCGCGCGCAACACTCTGGATCAGTGCCGAACAATTTCCGGAAATTGCCGAGGATTATGCGGAAAGCGGTTCCGTCACCGTGGCTTTCCGAAAAGCAGGAGTTGCCGACTACTTCCGTAAATCGACAATCATATCCGCCCGCCATGCGGATTCGGATGATCTGAAACATTTGAAGCTTTCGCCCGGCGCCATTGTACTGACGGCCAAGGCGATCAATGTGAATACCGATGGAGTGCCGATCCAGTATTCGCTGACACGGTTTTCAGCGGATAATATGGAGTTTTCTATCGACACGTATCCCGGTGACCCGCAGATGAATGACATGAACTGA